The genomic segment CAGCAGATAATTTATTAATCGGCTataatatatacctatatatatataacatatagcaTACATAATGTTAACCACTAAAGATAGAGTTTTCATGGAAATTTGATTAGAAAATAAGAGTGTTATTATCTCCAATTTGCAGAAGAGGTTTTAAAATTCCTAAAATCATAAACTTGCaacagaaaaagtaataaaaaagaaaatgactgaaatgacagaaaaacaaTACACACTTTTAAACATGTAGGAAATTCACTGCAAATTTTCATGAAAAACAGAATATAGACCAAAGTATACTTCACATAAAGAGAAGGAGGTCAGTTTAATACAAGTGGCTGCACcttaaaagaatagcaaaaagaCATGGCTCTTTATGTGCACTTTGTTAGAAATCTATTGTTGTATCTACACCAAGAATCAAGTCTAACAGTACCGCTCCCAAAACCCACTCAAGACAATTGAAGGTTGGAGAAGAGCCGCAAAGGAAGCAGATGCATTTTAACCGTCAATAAAAGGGATAGTGAGGTGTATGACCTAATTAGGGAGGAAGTGCAAAGTAAAAAAGCATGCAGAGGCCCCAAGTCATAAAATCTTTCCTATTTAACTTTCCATCCACATCTACTCTAAATAAACCTTTCCTTGAGGTTCTTTACCTCTAGttaagaaaatagtttttcaaaaGGTAATTTTGATCTCAACACTTTCTTGAGGGCTTCTTTCACATCCTTGTTCCTGAGGCTGTAGATCAGGGGGTTCAGCATGGGAATCACAATCGTGTAGATCACCATGGCCACTTTGTCAGTGTCCATACTGTTGCCAGAACTGGGCTggcaatacatgaaaaggattgtTCCATGGAGGACAGCGATGGCTGTGAAGTGGgaggcacaggtggagaaggctttgcaCCTTCCCTGGGCAGAGCGCATCCTCAGGATGGTGATGAGAATAAACAAGTAGGATGTGAAGATGATCGTGATGGTGATGATCTCATTGCTAGTGGCCACAATGTATAGCAGCAGTTGATTCATAGTGACATCAGAGCAAGCAAGAGACAAGAGGGGGAGTAGATCACAAAAGAAGTGGTTAATCACATTTGATCGATAAAATTGGATTTGAAGAGCTAAGCACAAGTGAATCAGAGAACACACCATCCCACAGAAGTAGCAGCAAGATACCAGCTCTACACAGAGCTGCCGGGACATGGTGACCACGTATAGCagtggcttgtagatggccacaaagcggtcataggccatcacagcCAGTAGAAAGACCTCAGTGATGGCACAGGTACCAAATAAGTAGAATTGCACCATGCATCCCAGAAAGGAGATGGTTTTGTCCTCACTGATAATATTGGACAACATCTTTGGCACGATGGTCGTGGAGCAGCAAAAATCCACAAGGGACAAGTGgctgaggaaaaagtacatgggagtGTGAAGTCCAGAGCTGACCTGAATCAGTGCAATCATGCCCAGGTTGCCCAAAACTGTGACTCCGTAGATCAGAAGGAACAGCACAAAAAGAAAGGCTCTCAGCTCGGGGGCGTCAGTTAGTCCGAGAAGAAGGAACTCTGCCCCAGAAGAGCAGTTCTCCGTTCCCATTCCTGCCACAGGTCAGGCTTCGGAAAACAAATGATATGTTCCGTGCCTcttctaaaaacagaaaaacggagataaaaatagatgaatatagacttcagaaaacataaaattgCCATCAGTGTATTTATGGGATATAACAACAgttgttaaaaatgaaatataactcCATTGTCAAATAAATGTCTCAGTGGATCCTGCAGATCAAAACTGACTTCAGCATCGGAAGAAACCTTAAATGACTCCAAAGTTTTATCTCTCATAACTCACTGAGATGATCAACTAAGTTTTGTGGatccatgttttttttaaatggcttcagAACTACACTTCAGAGAAAACGGACATAAACTTCTGTTCTCTGAAAAGACTTAATAATATCTGTACACCAGGATACAACTATTGTGattctacaaaataaatactCTTTTATTTCAGTTGAGTCAATCAGCAACAAAAATTTGAAGTGAAGTTATCTGCAGTTCCACTCTTGGAGAGTGTGACAGAACTTTTGGAAGTTTGTGACTCATGTAAACCCTTTAATTATGgaagtatgaaaaagaaataaaatatacccTGAAAATGAGTATTTTACATATCAAACTTATATAATAATGATCTATGCTAATAAGAGCTCAGAAAATAAAAGTGCTCAAATTTTTCTGGAAAGCAATTAACAGCATATACCCAAATTCTTCACCCTGACAATAATGAAAAGTGTATGACATTCCTTGTGAGATAATTTTTTCTAATAAGCTgttataagaaatatttacttacagtgataaaattctgaaaactATGACCACAGTtccattgcagcattgtttgtgCAGCATtgttaacaaaaggaaaacatatttgtCAAAAATGCAGCAATTGTTAAAAAATGCTGCATCACATATGAGATAAAAAATTATCATGCTATTTGATGATATGTTCTGGAgatggtaaaaaatattttttaaaaggatatcaGATAATATACTGGGTCCatacatgtaattgtaaatgacTATATACATGCAGAGGTACgaatatatttcataaatacaTCATATTTCATTGCTTTGATTTTGCTATAAGAGAAAGTTTAACCCTTTTATCCACAATAGAAAAGGGGCAAGTGAAAATTTTCACAAGACCTTTCAAGTAGTTGGTTGGGGAAACTGGTTTGTGTTCTATATGGGATCCACCACTGAGACTTTTTCTTAGAGAAAAGGCATATGGGCGTTGAGGAATTAGATTCTCTACCCTCCCGTCCAGACATCAGGGCTGCATATCCATgactcacacacatacatgcagtgAGAATTGAGTGAGGAGATTCTGGACTAGAAAGGGAACCTGCTATTTCTCCACGTCTCAGTCTAGTTCTAACGAAGTGGGAGCAGCACACCAAGTGAAGTCACGGTTTTCCTTACCTGaccagaaaacacaaataaacacgtgAGTGATTGGCCTACTTCagatttaaaatgggaaaaatcaacTTAGAAAAATGTTCTCCCCGGTATTCTAGACTAACAATCAGGAACTAGTGTATGGTAAATCtgaaacaaattcaaaataattcatttcatttactgAGAGAGAGAGTTCACACGTCCTGACTCTCCATGACCAGCTGGATGGTTCACACATTCAAACCTCAGAATTGGTGTGACAATTAGGGAGCTCTCCGTGGCCATAAATTCTACCTTCCATGGCAAAAAGTTGGTCTGAGAAAAGGTggtaagagaagagagagaaagagagagaaagagagagagggagaggaagagggggagagagagagagagagagaaggcctaTTATCTATTGCTCTATACTTTCATACATATCAATGTTAGATGTTACAGAAGAAATTGTTCTAGTTTCACCATCCACGTCCTTGAATACTAACACACAAAAGCATTgtaaacaataagagcacaggaTATGAGTTCTGTTAAAACATTCTCTAAATTGAAAGAGAGAAGGGTAGGTATATCTGTAAAATAATTGTTTGCTGGATAGATTCATTTCCATCTTCAAACAAGCAGAACCTGCTACTAGCTAACAAACCTGAGTGACAGACATTTCCTACCAGGATCTGAAGATGTTAAGATGTGCAGAGTTTACCGTTAGGGACTTATACTGAAATTTAAACTCGTGGGAAATGGGCCCCTTAAGTTCAGAACAATAATTAATCTCTATGCTATAGTAAaatctataaaaaattaaataatgtctACCTGTGATTCAACACAAATAATAATTAATCTCTATGGAATATCATCTGGAGATTTATTGTTTAAATTATGCCAATTTGAGAAACAATGATTTAAAGCCAAAGACACCTCCCTCCAGATTTCATGATCCTTTGTTATATCACATCCTGTTGTTATATAAGTGGGTCATAGTTCATATTGGCATAATGAAATAACACAAATACTTCTTATGGCATCTCCCTTTCTTATGATATTACCAAGCCCCCTAAATTCCTATAGGGCACAGTGAGTAAAACCACTTCAGAATTCCATTAAATACCAGAAATGCAGTGAACTTACTGGTCCAAAAACTAACAAATACTTCACATTTAATGGGTCTTGCTATGTCTCAGAAAATTGTGCAAGTATTAACTCACTTTATCTTTACAATAACCAGACAAGAGAACAACTCAGTTTTTAGGCCAGTCTTACAAAGGAGATGATGCAGATACAGACAGTTGCAacttcaacaaactaaaaataaattgcacaTGAAGGCCTAGGAGGTTCACTGGTGTTTCCACCCATAGGAatgtgtggagaaaagggcaaAGCCAGAGAGACTTCTGAGGCTGCATTTTTCCTGAGGCGTCTCCTAGGCCAGAAACCGTCCGATGGGACCATGTCAGTGATCTCTGTCCTAGGTGTGTCCTTCTGATTTACATCGTCCATCTAGGCCACAGTATTTGTTTCTGGGTAACACTGGCTGTACACATAAACTTCTTAAAGTGAATATGGCCAAAAAGTAACTTCAAGTAACTAAAATTTTTTACCCTGAACTACCAGATAATCTGTTCCAAACAGCCAGAGATTGCACCCTGCACTGAGAAACATGTAGTTCTTCATCTTTTTGTCACCTTTcacaattaagaaatgaaaagttcTCATCAacctatataaattttaattaacgCTATGAGTAGAAATCTGTGGGCCAAACGGAGTGATTAATATGAGCATTGTTGTGCTTAAggccatttttaattttgtaatttctcAATCAAGGTAACATAAACTCATGGCATGTCTACCTACCTTTTTCCATTTCATACATATTCCTTTTATATTGTATCTTCTTTTGTAGAATGTCTACTCAAatgttttccccattttaaaattgCTGTTTTATCCCTATACATCAGTGAtaagcattctttatatattattgaGACAAATCCATCTATGGGATTGGTACTTTTTGTTAagttctatgatccattttgtgttaaaGTGTATATGTGGTCTATGGTAGAGGTTGAAATTCTTCACTTTTGCATAGGAATATACAATTATTGAGAAGATTATCATTCCCCAGTGAATTTCCTTGGCAGGTTGTCAAAGATCAATCAACTATAAATACGTCGATTTGGGGACCCTCAATTCTATTACACTGATGTATATGCCAGTCTTACACCAGTACCAGTtctaatgttttctaattttcactttttaagtaTTGCTTTTTGGTTAAGTTATTTTCCTAATAGTGAAgtctttatgttttcatgacttgtTTCCTTAGTTTTACTTTCAGATTTTGTTGCTACTATATAGACATAaagtaatttttgtatattgattctTGTCTTGGGATTGTCACGAATTCAATTTTTAGTTCTATTAGTTGTAggagggtgagtgtgtgtgagtttaTGTTTGGATTGCTTaggattttcttcttaaagatcATGTATATGGTGAACAAAATCTATATTACTTCAAGTCTGGATGACTGACTGGTAGACTGACTGCTTTATTAATCTATGTATCTACCTATGAATGTTTCCCAATCTTTTCATGTTTCGATctgtgggtcttgcttttttatccacgccattactctttgtcttttgattgttgcattcagcccatttacatttggggtgattattgaaaggtatgtacttattgccattgcaggctttagattcatagttaccaaaggttgaagggtagcttctttactatctattcatctaacttgactcacttattaagctattataaacacagtctgatgattctttatttctttcccttcttattcctcctcctccattctttatatgttgggtgttttattctgagctcttttgtatttcctttaactgcttttgtgggtagttgattttatattttgcctttagttagtattttgttggtctgctttctttgctgtgattttattttctctggtgacatctgtttagccttaggagtgctcccatctagagcagtccctctaaaatacccggtagagatggtttgtgggtggcaaattccctcaacttttgcttgtctgggaattgtttaatccctccttcatatttaaatgataatcctgctcgatacagtattcttggttcaaggcccttctgtttcattacattaaatatatcatgccattttcttctggcctgtaaggtttctgttgagaagtctgatggtagcctcatgggttttcctttgtaggtgaccttttttctctctctggctgcctttaatactctgcctttgtctttgatctttgccattttaattattatatgtcttggtgttgtcctccttgggtcccttgtgtagggagatctgttggcttccatggtctgagagactatttccttccccagcttggggaagctttcagcaattatttcttcaaagacactttctatccctttctctctcttttcttcttccagtacccatataatgtgaatattattccattttgattggtcacacagttctcttaatattctttcattcctgaagatccttttatccctctctgcctcagcttctctgtattcctgttctctgatttatattctaTTTACAACCTCTTGCGCCTCATCCAGTCTGcccttaagtccttccagaaattgttttatttctgtattctcccttccaACTTGgtcctttagctcttgtatatttatctgcagctccatcagcatggttatgacctttattttgaattctttttcaaggagattggttaaatctagCTCCCCACTccccctctcaggggttgtctgagtgattctgAACttgaccaaattcttctgccttttcatggtgatagaggtagtcataggcagatAGCATGTAtgtcagctaggagaacaaaatcccttcctgttttctgcccctctccactgcctgtgccagttatccGCACACCAGGAACAGCCCTGTGGGCCCCCAGATCCCTGTGGGGCGAGGCaagcatgccaggtgtgctccccTGCATGAATGGTGCCCCTTCgcaccctgtcccagcttcctctgcctgcaccagAGGCCCCGGGACTGGCCTGGGTGGGTGCGCACCAGGAGGAGGCTCTCAGAAGCTCCTGTAAGcacagctgctcctgggctgctcgcCCAGGGCCACCTGGaaaggggaatgaatggcagactGTTTCTCATGGTGAGGGGCTTCAGAAATGCATTGactcccagggggttagggctctTAGAGTttctcaggattcccagctgctggcctgAGTGTCCTggaatgcttccatccagctgtgaggtccctgtctctttaagactttcaaaagtcCCAGGGGAGCAGgttgcggggacccactcacaggttttactttaCCGTTTCCCTGATATCCAGCGCACCACACAATGTGTGactgtgctcctggtgtggatggctggggctgggtatttagcagtcctacacttccactccctccccactctgactcctctcctcccatcggtgcgctggggtggggggagcacttgggtcctgcccggccacagcttgtatcttaccaccttcagaagtgctgagttctcgcagaagtagatgtagcctgg from the Manis javanica isolate MJ-LG chromosome 11, MJ_LKY, whole genome shotgun sequence genome contains:
- the LOC140844166 gene encoding olfactory receptor 5L1-like, which translates into the protein MGTENCSSGAEFLLLGLTDAPELRAFLFVLFLLIYGVTVLGNLGMIALIQVSSGLHTPMYFFLSHLSLVDFCCSTTIVPKMLSNIISEDKTISFLGCMVQFYLFGTCAITEVFLLAVMAYDRFVAIYKPLLYVVTMSRQLCVELVSCCYFCGMVCSLIHLCLALQIQFYRSNVINHFFCDLLPLLSLACSDVTMNQLLLYIVATSNEIITITIIFTSYLFILITILRMRSAQGRCKAFSTCASHFTAIAVLHGTILFMYCQPSSGNSMDTDKVAMVIYTIVIPMLNPLIYSLRNKDVKEALKKVLRSKLPFEKLFS